GCACCCGGGCGCGGGCAGGAGACCCCCGACCTTCCACCGGTGGTGACCCGGGTGGCCGAGGGTCTGCTGGCTCCGCTGCTGCGGGAGCGCCTTGGACGGGGGACAAGGTTCTGGCATCGTcgcctctcctgctcctcctggtaGGTGGTCAGCTGCGGCCCAGGCATCCCGGAGCGTCACCCGTCAGGGTGTCCAGCCTGCGTCCGTCCACGCCCGCTTCCCTGCGGTGTGGTCTGTGACCTCCAGGGGAGGTGTTTGATTCCAAAGGTCACATCCTACAAGCTGGTGAGTAGTGGGGTTCTGCAAACCAGGAGGCCTGTGGCTACTTGGGCCGAGCACTGACTCTGGGTGTTGGCGCAGCAGTGGTCCCCGGGGCGTGTCAGCGAGCTCCCGAGAGAGGAACGTCCGGACTCGAACCTAGgcctctgacctctgaccccagagcctgtgccacccctcccccaggtgctGGTTGTTCCGTGTATTCGACAGCAACTTGACAGAAGGTTCTAGCACTTCTTTCCAAGGGGCGCTCTGTGGTCGGCAGGTAGCCGGGTCTGAGgttccgtgtcccctgcaccccCCGTGGGGGCAGCCCCTCCAGCTCGGttgggcctcggtttccttcCCTGTGAAAGGGACTCAGCAGCCCCGCCTCCCAGGGCAGCTGGAGGAGGGACCCCGAGTCAGGCAGCCTACTGTGCTCGGGCCCCCCGACGggcacccccaccccacccccatcgaGGCCTCGGTGTCTCTTCTGGGGTGGCTggacctctgacctctgacctccaacCTCTGATGTGTCGTGACATCCCTGAGGTGGCCTGATCTCTGGCCTGACCTGGCACTTCCCAGGTGGCTCAGGGTTTTTGCCGGTGGGGTCGGCAACGCGGAGCAGAGACGCCCGCACCCCGGGCCCCGGCGGCCTTCGGGGCTGGGCTGCGGGTCCCCTGTCCCCTGAGCCTCTGCGGGGCTTCTTCCGTGGGGTTAGGACTCCGGGCTGCCAGCTCCGGGTGGGGTGAAAAGTGGGCGACAGGTGAGAGCAGGTTTGTCCTTGGGACAGAATGTTCTCGTTTCAGGGTTTTCTGAATGGGCTGGGGCTGCAGACTGCCCCCCgccctggaggctggaggggagacTGCGCTCCGAGGAAGGTCACCTCTGGGGTTTGGGCTCCGCCGCGTGGGGACACCCTTACGTCCCAGAACAACTGTGCGCTCTCAGGGCAGCCCCTTCCACTCTGGTTTGTAATGTCCCTGACTTGCAACTGAAAGTGTTAAAGGGAGAGGTtttttagttcattaattttagttaattcttCTTAAGTTAATGTAGTTAACTGAATTTCAGTTAGTTTGAGTTTTTAGTTAATTCTTCCCCCTCATCAGGAGAGACATGACTCTTTTACATAGATTAAGAGTGAATTTAATAAACTTGATTTTTACAGTTTAGGAACTGCATTTTTTAAAGCCGGCAACCAGAATGCATGAAATCCTAAGTCGCGTTTCATATCAACGCACTACCGGTCCTCATATTAAcgtatagaaaaaataaattacagcaagaaAGGTGATGTCCACGTGGAAGAGATGAGTCCTTTTGGGGTCTTGTTAGTTGCACAGCTGCTGCCTTAGGGTCACCGTGTTAGCCCAGCGTTTTTATCGTGGCTACAAATTCTACCTAAAAAGTGACAGAGATTTCACAGGATTCTGGCTCTGAGAGCTGGGCGCACGGGGGCCTCTCTGGTGCGGAGCTGCCTCCGGTGCCGGATTTAGCTGGACGCGGCGTCTGCGGTCACCCTGCACCTGGGGGCCAGCCGCCTGGCTCCTCTACTTCTGGATTTTCAGCTTGAACTCCACCTTCCCCTCATAGGGGTCATGGGGGTTGTCGAAGGTCACGTGCTCCGCCAGGATCTTGCACACGATGACAACCTCCCTGTTCCTGGGGACGTTGAGAAGCTTCGCGGCCACCAGCGGGTTGCTGTAGTGGGGCTGAAGCGGACGTGCGTTAGGACCCTCGAGGGCGGCCGGGCGCTTGGCTGGGTGCTCCCATGTCGCCCGAGAGCCGCCCGGGACTCACTGGGACACAAATGTCTCCCTGCTTAGAAACGAGGAGACTTggcccagggggtggggggggggtggacagACCAGTGACAGATTCAACTTCAAATTACACTTgatgaaaattaatataaaaacaacaCAGAGGATAAAGCAAGAGATTtggagaaaatgattttaaatggatATGCAGTTGTCTACGGGCCTTCTAAGGAGGCCCTCGGAAGGTAAAAGATtagatttgatatttatttcGCGTGAGAACGATGTGTTTTCAGGTAGTTACGAGAACATGGGTTTGGGAAGCACCCGAAGATTAAGTGGTCCGGCTGCGCTAAGTACGGCCTTGTTTCGTTTTTACAGGTGAAACATTAGGGCTTCCCTTCTGCTGGTGATTGCTCAGTTTGATCCGGTTCCGGAGCAGCTGCTGGGGACAGTGGCGCACACGTACCTGGGCCTTCTTCCCGTAGTAGGGGAAGTAGTGCAGGCTGTAGACGCCGCTGGGTGGGAAGTACTCCACCTGCAGGGCCGGGGCATCCCGGTGCTGGTCCTGCGGGCGAGAGGCCGCCGTGAGAAAGGCCGGATGTGGCGCACTCGTGTCCGCGCCGCGCATGCTTCTGCACGCAAGTCCACGTGTGTGCGTACGTGTGCGCCGTGACCACACGTGCAGTTGGCATAAACTAGATCTCATCTTTATCATCAGCCGAGCAAGACCCCGGGTAACTTATCAAacttgtattttcttccattttaaaccCTCTTAGGATAGAAAAGGCGATAGAGCCGAGCGTGTGGGAATGAAGGCCCACGAGGCTGGGTGGCTGACCTGCCGGGACTCGGGAAGGACCCGTACACTGTCGTGGGGTTTGCTCCCTTTCACTGCCAGAGCCAGCAAATCGCCCGACGGCTTGAGCTCgtctgagggcagaggaagggTACTTTGGTGTCTGTGCAGATCCCGGGTCAGCCTACACATGTGTGGTCGAGGAAACTCAAcgaggaaaaacaaaacaggacgAATGCTGCGCTCCGGGGAGACTGCAGGCTTTGGGGGGGGGTCACCCCGGTGGGGCTCCCGTGCTGACGGCAGAGAGCCTTGGCTGAGGGCGTGATCGTGAAAACAAACTTTAGAAATATTCTTCAGTGAAGACAAATTTAGTTTTTTCATGTTGTACTTAAAAGCATGTTTTGAGAAAAACTGGACTAAATTAATGCCAACTGTTGGCAGCATTTGTATACACACACTGCCAGACAACAGTAGCTGTCGGTAACTtgcatatttttgtaaataagcaaataaaaaggaCAAAGCAGCGTAGTAGAAGTGCCTTGGTTTTTCCAAATAGCCACAAACATTTTGAAGCATGTCAGTGATACACTGTCCCAAATGCTTTTTGAAGTAAAACAATGACGAGGGTTGTTTTTCTTAccaggttgttgttgttgttgttttttccagaGACGGTAAAACTATTCTCCAGGATCATATAGCTGTGCCATGTGGCATCTTGCAATACCATATAGAACATTTTTTCTTGATAATTCTTACCACGTTTTTAATCCCCCACGATAAAACCACTCTTAAGTGAAGGTTCATGCAATTCGTGCACCTGGCTTGTTAGGCTGACGGTTGAGGTGATTTTAGGGAAAACCAGATCAGTATTTCCCACAGGTTTTCCAGCCTAAACAAGACAGCTGTGGCCGGTCACTCACCAGGAATGTGCAGTCCACCCTGGGGGCTGTGCTGTTGCCGGGGAGAAACTTGACGATCTGAAAGGGAAAGGTTCGGACGTGGCCTCTGTGCCCATCTGTGAGCGCAGAGGACGGGTGCCGGGGAGGGTCTGGGGGGGTGTACCAACTCCTGCTTCAAAGCCGGAAGCTCCACACCGGGGCCGTGGTCTTGGCcggcaggtggcagagctggatggGGGTCTGAGCTCCCCAAGCCCACCTGTGCCAATGGCCCGGCCCCCGGATGCGCCTGCTGGTGCCCAGGGTCCAGTGCAGTGCCCTCCTGGCTCGTGGGGACCACTGCCCTCCCTCGCTGCACACCTGCCAGGCAGCCGGGACCGCACCCCAGCTGGGCCCGGGGGCCCAGCGCGGTGTGCCAGTGCGTGGCCCCCCCGGCCTCTTAGGGAGGAAAATGAAGAGTGCCACGCAGATGCCAGCGTGGAGCCGGGTCCTCAGACCCCACCCTCCCCGGGGCCCTGCCGAGATGTCCCCTCTCCCCGCAGCGTGGACGTGCCTCCCGTGGTTTGCTGTGTTCTCACGGGCAGCCTCTCTCTGCGCCTGTCCCCAGACGGTTCCCAGGTGCCCTCCCCGCGCTGACCGCGGCCCGGCTTCCTCCAGGCGCCGTGCACACAGGGCTGCCCCAGGCTCTGCGGCTCGCGGGGGGCGCACGCCACGGTCAAGTGGGTGGTGGGTCTGGGTGGCGGCTCCCAGTTGTGTTTGAGGGAAGGCACGCTCGCCGCTGGCACACGTGCAGGAGAGACAGGGGCCCGGTTCCCTTCTCACCTCCGACCCCCTCACTCACCCTGTTCATCTTGATAATGAAACACGGCTTTCCTTCCTCAAAACCAAAGGTGGGGTCCGGCCGGCCCGAGCAGTTTTGCAGCATGTCTGCTGTGAACTTGCAGGAGAACTTGGTGTGGTTCGGGGCCAGGAATCTCTCCTGGAAGAAGTACCTCTCGGATGTGCAGTTGATGTTGTCCTCCTGGGCCGCGGGTGAGTAGCCTGGGGACAGACACACCTGCAGCCCTGCCCGAGATGCagcccccctcccgcccctggGGGTTCCTGAGACAGGAAAGAACGGAGACTGAGGTGCATTCTACACTCTACCTGCCAGGAAGTGGTGCAGGGCCTGCGTTAGTTCTGTCAGGTCCTGTTGTCAGACACGTTGTAGGAAATGTCCAGGCCTTTTCTCCCCGTAGACATCTGGCCTCAAGGTCACCCCTGGAAAAAGGACGTGACGCTTGGTCTTTGGTTGTACATCCAGGCCGTTTGCTGGGCGGTTGGCCCCGGCCTGGGGGAGGCCGTGCTTGGGACGCTTCGGGGCCAGGCCTTTGAGGGTCCCCCGCCCCTGGCAAGGAGGCTGCAGCCAGCAGGGCCCGGGACCCCTGCCCAGGGGCCGGGGGGCCGCGCCGTCCCACGAGGCCTGGCCAGGGCCCGCGGGTCCCTCCCACAGGAGGCCGGCCTGCCTGCCAGCCTCTGGGTTTGGGGCACATTCTATCAGTGTGTTCTCAAGCTTGTAATCTATTACGTTCTGTTCTGAAATGACATCGAAATCCTCCATGTTTTATCCATTGGTTGATTCAAAAAATTGAGCCCCAGTTGTCACGACGATTTGCAGAGGATCCACCGAGGGTGGCAGAGCTCAGCGCTGCTGTTGGATGTTCTTGGGTTATTATCTTCCTCAGAAAGAGTTAAGGACGCAGGGGTGACAAACACTCTTGAGTAGCTGGGCTGGAAGAAGATTTCCTTCCTTCGTTTCTCCCCGCctccctttgtttttgttttctgcaggCACCGCAGGTTAGCTGGCCGCGTGGGGGGGTCTCGGTCCAAACACCCTCCCCAGGATTTGGGAGTCTCGCCACCAGTGACTTCCTCCTCTTTGGCGCTGGCTCCGACCCCTCGTCACACGGGCCACGCTGCACTTAGATGGCACTCGTGCTCTGGACCTACTTTGCTGCTGGGGAGGCGAGGCCTCACAGGAGGGCAGCCTCGGTGCTGGTGATGCCACACGGACGCCGAGCTCCCCTCGCCCCCCTTCCCTGATCCCTGGTGGCCGTCCTCCCCGACCTCCTCCCCGCGGGGTCGTGTCCTGACCCGGCAGCCCCGGGCAGAGCAGGGCCCGACGCCCAGTACCTGGTGACTTGAGCTGGTCCTGGTAGTCGGGAGTGTACGGGTCGATCGTGCACATCAGCACGTAGATGCACAGGGCGAAGATGCCGGTCATGACCACGTAGAAGGCCACGTAGTAGAGGCTGATCCACACTGCGGGAAGAGGCGGGTCAGACGCAGCGACAGCTGCTTGGTCGCGGGGAACACGCGTGCAGCCCACCAAACGCGTCACTGCTCAGGGTGAGCGTTCACGCACGGCGCTGGGCACCCATCCCGCTATCTGGTTCCAGACCATTCTCATCACCCCGATAACCCTGCACCCCTTActtaaaagccttttaaaaattatagtttttagGAGCGTAGCTTTAGAACTGCTGTTCTCAAATCTAAGGCTGAGCCTCTGGGGCTGATCCTTAGCTGCTCCCCGCTCTCAGGTGCCCGGGGGTGTCGGGGGGCGTCAGGGCTGAGGGAGGCCTTTGGGATCACccagtgggggaggagaggccGGCCAGGGCCTGCGTCTGGGCACTGAGACCGCCAGCCCCACGCGGCTGCTggctggtcccctgccctcccccggcGCCCCTGCCCTGCCGCACGGACCCCAGCGGGACAGCGTCCGGCCCAGCATCTGGCCCGTGTCCGGATTCCAGCAGTAGTGCTGGAACTCCTCCATCCTCTGGCTGCATGACTTCTTCTCCTGCAGCGCCGCCATCGCCCCGCTCCTGCCAAAGGACACCTGGGGGAGGACGTCCCCTTGGGTTTTATGGTCTCCCCCTCAGAGGTCAAGGGCATTGCGGCTCTGGGTTCCAGGGCGAGCCCAGCAGGGTGTTATCGCTGCTCGGCCGTCAAGCGCCGGCGCCCGGGCAGGCCTGGCGGGTTCCCCTGCCGTCAGgtgcccctccaccccctccctgggcAAATCAGGGTGGCTCACTCCTCCTCTCAGGTGCCCTTGGCCCGGAACTTTATCTGCTCTGATAATGAGCAAGGAGGCCTGCCAGGTGCCCAGCTCTGCCCATCGCACTTCCTTGGGGAGGGAGGTGTGAAGAGAGCGGTCTGCACGAGGAGGGGCCTGGACCCCGACGCTCACCCGCGGCCGAGGTGCCCCCTGTTCTGAGCTGATTGCAGCAGGTGCCCCAGGTCACGATGAGGCGACGGCTGGGACccccggcgggggcggggggctcccGCCGCTGTCACTCCTGATGCTGGAGAGCCAAGCCTGCCGGTGCCCGGGGCGGGCCGGACGCAGGGCCGCAGGGGTTCCCGCACTCTGAGCTGAGCTTCGGTGATGAGCGTGGTGTCCTCTGAGAGCCAGTGTTGGGCCCTG
This portion of the Balaenoptera musculus isolate JJ_BM4_2016_0621 chromosome 18, mBalMus1.pri.v3, whole genome shotgun sequence genome encodes:
- the ATP4B gene encoding LOW QUALITY PROTEIN: potassium-transporting ATPase subunit beta (The sequence of the model RefSeq protein was modified relative to this genomic sequence to represent the inferred CDS: inserted 1 base in 1 codon; deleted 1 base in 1 codon); protein product: MAALQEKKSCSQRMEEFQHYCWNPDTGQMLGRTLSRWVWISLYYVAFYVVMTGIFALCIYVLMCTIDPYTPDYQDQLKSPGVTLRPDVYGEKGLDISYNVSDNRTXTELTQALHHFLAGYSPAAQEDNINCTSERYFFQERFLAPNHTKFSCKFTADMLQNCSGRPDPTFGFEEGKPCFIIKMNRIVKFLPGNSTAPRVDCTFLDQHRDAPALQVEYFPPSGVYSLHYFPYYGKKAQPHYSNPLVAAKLLNVPRNREVVIVCKILAEHVTFDNPHDPYEGKVEFKLKIQK